Proteins encoded in a region of the Anguilla anguilla isolate fAngAng1 chromosome 10, fAngAng1.pri, whole genome shotgun sequence genome:
- the gstt2 gene encoding glutathione S-transferase theta-2, whose amino-acid sequence MADRTALEVYLDLLSQPCRAVHIFLNHNKIPHTVKLVALRKGEHKTPEFTRLNPMQKVPVMVDKGFVLTESDAILKYLATNYDVPEHWYPRQPEKRARVDEYTAWHHTNTRPHAAKVFIMEVLLARMTGEPPDPVRLRKALAQLSQTLDKLEDMFLKRQPFLCGDDITLADLLAVCELMQPLGGGRDILTERPKLVAWRSRVQSALKDSFDEAHGVLYRLRDKSRAKL is encoded by the exons ATGGCCGACAGAACGGCGCTGGAAGTTTATTTGGATTTGCTATCACAGCCGTGCAGAGCAGTGCATATTTTTCTGAATCACAATAAAATACCACATACGGTGAAACTGGTAGCCTTACGAAAAG GTGAGCATAAAACGCCAGAGTTTACCAGGCTGAATCCTATGCAGAAGGTACCTGTAATGGTTGACAAGGGCTTTGTTCTGACAGAAAG CGATGCCATACTGAAGTATCTGGCCACCAACTACGACGTCCCTGAGCACTGGTACCCACGGCAACCCGAGAAAAGGGCGCGAGTCGACGAGTACACTGCCTGGCACCACACCAACACGCGGCCGCACGCTGCCAAGGTCTTCATTATGGAG GTGTTGCTGGCCCGGATGACCGGGGAGCCCCCAGACCCCGTAAGGCTGAGGAAAGCTCTGGCGCAGCTCAGCCAGACCCTGGACAAGCTGGAGGACATGTTCCTGAAGAGACAGCCCTTCCTCTGCGGCGATGACATCACCCTGGCCGATCTCCTGGCCGTATGCGAGCTCATGCAG CCCCTAGGTGGCGGCAGAGACATCCTGACAGAGCGGCCCAAGCTCGTCGCTTGGAGGAGCAGGGTGCAGTCGGCGCTGAAGGATTCGTTTGACGAGGCGCACGGGGTGCTTTACCGTCTCCGGGACAAATCCAGAGCGAAGCTCTGA